From the genome of Corallincola holothuriorum, one region includes:
- the fadJ gene encoding fatty acid oxidation complex subunit alpha FadJ: MSEQNNAFTLSYRDDGIAVLTMDVVGDTMNTLKAEFGDEVNGVLDELEAKSDLQGVVLVSGKPDSFVAGADISMLDACSTAAEAETLSLQGHKVFDRLFALPVPVVAAIHGACLGGGLELALACHRRVCSDDDKTRLGVPEVQLGLLPGGGGTQRLPQLVGIAKSLDMMLTGKQLRPKQALKMGLVDEVVANTILLETAVKLVMKGKPKTIKPRLKGIEKLLERNPFGRKVLFDQARKKTLAKTRGNYPAAERILDCVEAGVADRRRGFATEAKHFGNLVQSAESQQLRNIFFATTEMKKESGVEGGEATAIHKTAVLGGGLMGAGIANVTAMRAKLPVRIKDVAPAGVSNALRYSYDRLLKQVKRRHLTKRQMENQMARLTGATDYSGFSDVDIVVEAVFEDLSLKHSMVKEVEANAKPNTVFASNTSSLPIAQIAEAAARPENVIGLHYFSPVEKMPLVEVIAHDKTSADTIATTVAFAKKQGKTPIVVKDGAGFYVNRILALYVNETAQILLEGHGVDTIDRALLNFGFPVGPFKLLDEVGIDVGSKIAPILESELGERFKAPDAFSKLIADGRLGKKSKKGFYDYGKKSKGKQVDLSVYGVLGMQPTATTNASAVAERAALQMLNEAARCLEEGIIASPRDGDIGAIFGIGFPPFLGGPFRYMDTLGAKHVVHTLNGLKETHGERFTPCDLLQRMAENDEKFYQ, encoded by the coding sequence ATGAGCGAACAGAATAACGCATTTACCCTGAGCTACCGTGACGATGGTATCGCTGTACTGACCATGGATGTGGTGGGTGACACCATGAACACCCTCAAGGCTGAGTTTGGCGACGAGGTGAATGGTGTCCTCGATGAACTAGAGGCAAAGTCGGATCTGCAAGGGGTTGTACTGGTCAGTGGTAAGCCAGACTCGTTTGTTGCTGGTGCCGATATCAGCATGCTCGACGCCTGTAGTACGGCCGCTGAGGCGGAAACATTGTCGCTGCAGGGGCATAAAGTATTTGATCGGCTGTTTGCATTGCCTGTTCCCGTTGTCGCGGCGATCCACGGTGCCTGTTTAGGTGGTGGCCTGGAGCTCGCGTTGGCGTGTCACCGCCGCGTATGTAGCGATGATGACAAGACCCGTTTAGGTGTGCCAGAAGTGCAGCTAGGACTGCTCCCCGGTGGTGGCGGTACCCAGCGCTTACCGCAATTAGTTGGCATCGCGAAGTCGTTGGATATGATGCTCACTGGTAAGCAGTTACGGCCGAAGCAAGCACTGAAAATGGGACTGGTTGATGAGGTGGTAGCCAATACTATCTTGCTTGAAACAGCGGTTAAGCTGGTGATGAAAGGCAAACCGAAGACGATCAAGCCGCGCCTAAAAGGAATCGAAAAACTGTTGGAGCGTAATCCGTTTGGTCGCAAGGTACTGTTTGATCAGGCGCGCAAGAAAACTTTGGCTAAGACCCGAGGTAATTATCCTGCGGCAGAGCGAATTTTGGATTGTGTGGAAGCCGGCGTGGCTGACCGCCGCCGCGGTTTTGCTACCGAAGCCAAACACTTTGGCAATCTGGTGCAGTCTGCGGAGTCGCAGCAGTTGCGGAATATCTTTTTTGCTACCACGGAAATGAAGAAAGAGAGTGGTGTCGAGGGCGGAGAAGCTACTGCTATCCATAAGACGGCGGTGCTGGGCGGCGGCTTAATGGGGGCAGGAATTGCTAATGTCACAGCAATGCGAGCCAAGTTGCCGGTACGGATCAAAGATGTGGCTCCTGCAGGAGTCAGCAACGCCTTGCGTTACAGCTATGACCGCTTGTTGAAACAGGTGAAGCGCCGCCATTTGACGAAGCGCCAGATGGAAAACCAGATGGCACGACTGACTGGTGCGACTGACTATTCCGGTTTCAGCGATGTTGATATCGTGGTGGAAGCTGTATTTGAAGATCTCTCTTTGAAGCACAGTATGGTGAAAGAGGTGGAGGCGAACGCTAAGCCGAACACCGTATTTGCCAGCAACACTAGCTCGCTGCCCATAGCTCAGATCGCAGAAGCCGCAGCACGTCCCGAAAACGTGATTGGTTTACACTACTTTTCCCCGGTAGAAAAAATGCCGTTGGTTGAAGTGATCGCCCACGATAAAACCTCTGCAGACACCATTGCTACCACGGTGGCCTTTGCCAAGAAGCAGGGCAAAACACCTATCGTCGTGAAAGATGGTGCGGGTTTTTACGTGAATCGTATTTTGGCGTTGTATGTGAATGAAACGGCGCAAATACTGCTGGAAGGCCATGGTGTAGATACCATCGATCGCGCCTTATTGAACTTTGGATTCCCAGTGGGACCGTTCAAATTGCTCGATGAAGTGGGCATTGATGTCGGTAGCAAGATCGCTCCTATTCTGGAGAGCGAGTTGGGTGAACGGTTTAAAGCTCCAGACGCATTTTCGAAGTTGATCGCGGATGGTCGTCTTGGCAAGAAAAGTAAGAAAGGTTTTTACGATTACGGTAAAAAATCGAAAGGGAAGCAGGTCGATCTGTCCGTTTACGGCGTGTTAGGCATGCAACCAACCGCCACCACCAATGCATCGGCTGTGGCGGAGCGCGCGGCGTTACAGATGCTGAATGAAGCGGCACGATGCCTAGAAGAGGGGATCATCGCTTCGCCTCGTGATGGTGATATTGGTGCTATTTTCGGTATCGGTTTTCCACCTTTTTTAGGTGGGCCTTTCCGTTATATGGACACCTTGGGAGCCAAGCATGTTGTGCATACGCTTAATGGCTTGAAAGAGACCCATGGCGAACGTTTTACCCCGTGTGATTTGCTACAACGCATGGCGGAAAATGATGAAAAATTTTACCAATAG
- the smrB gene encoding endonuclease SmrB, protein MKKPPITTDDEMQLFRQAVSGSQKLQQDTIRHARAQTKQHIKQASDNQQQRQVDQFFSDDYEPLLDFSRGVEFRHPSLPSHQLKRLRRGDLAPALFLDLHGLSRAEAKQELLALFATSKREWIDVVSVMHGQGMGILKAQLPKWLVQHPDVLAFCEAPREFGGRNALLILLAQDDTRQA, encoded by the coding sequence ATGAAAAAACCACCCATAACAACAGACGACGAGATGCAACTGTTCAGGCAAGCCGTCTCCGGCTCGCAAAAGTTGCAGCAGGATACCATACGTCACGCCCGTGCACAGACTAAACAGCACATAAAACAAGCGTCTGACAACCAGCAACAACGGCAGGTCGACCAGTTTTTCAGCGATGACTATGAGCCGTTACTGGATTTCAGTCGGGGCGTCGAATTTCGCCACCCCTCGTTGCCTTCACATCAATTAAAGCGTTTGCGCCGTGGTGATTTGGCGCCAGCACTATTTCTTGATCTGCATGGTTTGAGTCGTGCTGAAGCGAAACAAGAGCTGCTGGCACTGTTTGCCACCAGTAAACGAGAGTGGATAGATGTCGTGTCGGTCATGCATGGACAAGGCATGGGGATACTAAAAGCCCAGCTACCAAAGTGGCTGGTGCAACATCCGGATGTGTTAGCCTTCTGTGAAGCGCCGAGAGAGTTTGGTGGCCGTAATGCCCTACTTATCCTGCTGGCACAGGACGACACACGGCAAGCCTGA
- the sixA gene encoding phosphohistidine phosphatase SixA gives MQVFIMRHGQAEELAGRDKDRALTPDGRLESSLMARWLVEQGGHFQYALVSPYLRAQQTFSQVNAVLGIQRSDVEVLEELTPHGTPDAVADYLYALADKGIDSLLIVSHMPLVSFLVEQLDCKHATPMFSPSSVARIDFDIESQYGHLLAVQDAVNMA, from the coding sequence ATGCAAGTGTTTATTATGCGTCATGGTCAAGCAGAAGAGTTAGCAGGGCGCGATAAAGATCGTGCACTGACACCTGATGGACGCTTGGAAAGCAGTTTGATGGCTCGTTGGCTGGTCGAACAGGGCGGGCATTTTCAGTATGCGCTGGTGAGCCCCTATCTGCGTGCGCAGCAAACCTTCTCGCAAGTTAATGCCGTTTTAGGTATTCAGCGTAGTGATGTCGAAGTGTTGGAAGAGCTAACGCCCCACGGCACACCTGATGCCGTGGCAGACTATCTCTATGCATTGGCCGACAAAGGGATTGATTCGCTTCTTATTGTCTCTCATATGCCGCTGGTGAGTTTTTTGGTTGAGCAGTTAGATTGTAAGCACGCCACACCGATGTTTTCCCCCTCATCTGTTGCACGTATCGACTTTGATATCGAAAGCCAGTATGGCCATCTACTGGCCGTGCAGGACGCCGTCAACATGGCGTAG
- a CDS encoding insulinase family protein has translation MLTSPNDHRSYRYLTLENGLRVLLAEDPQATKSAIALAVNVGHFNDPFERQGMSHLLEHMLFLGTEKYPNAEDYQKFISTHGGNHNGWTGTEHSCYFFDIDHQQFLPALDRFAQFFIAPLLDPGWLEKERQSIDAEYRMKIKDDVRRLFQVHKETINPAHPFAKFSVGDLETLADREGSELATELRDYFAQNYHAGNMTLCMLSAMPLAEQIEAISVFDGVRSGETKPSLVKEPLYRPEDQGITLLVKPQKTVRKLIMSFAMPEVDSCYRTKPVNFISHLLGDEGSDSLLAQLKANNWVSSMSAGGGINGSNFKDFNIEFLLTEQGLGHVPDIVEHTFALINEIKANGLEDWRYAEKKQLTEQAFRFQEKGRPIDLVGHLAVNMQHYNEEDVIYGDYRMEGLIQAEANARLALLKPENMRLYVIAPEVNTDREAKLYFTHYSVFPFDEEMLTSWKQPKVSLRPHVLPPPNPYLVAANEPREVAQPLAHPVRLVDQPHFRLWHKQEEKFNQPKGHLYLSVDSPYASRNPTEIAMLRLAVEMILDNLSETTYPAEIAGLSYHIYAHQCGVTLHLAGFTGKQRLLLETLLQHLYYPEFHEQSFVQLKSQLLRHWKNAEKNRPVSQLFSELAALLQPANPGPRRLADEIQNVTLPQLRDYVDSFKVELHLEMMIHGDWLADEAAELGNWVQQRLFSHARPGKGCPRELLNIGGLGTLHRQLEVPHNDAALVVYYQSTLTSPNKVALFLLLNHLLSSPFFHELRTQQQLGYMVGTGYLPMQRHPGLIMYLQSPNNGPNTLLSAVDEFLKTFPAILEQMSDEEWQHAQLGLINQVIEPDNNLRTLAQRYWVSIGNKDIEFNQREHVAKHIQGLTKQRIQRFVEERLLSTEVDRVVLYSHGEQDPTPVADKDVTHVENIAEFKLMCERFVLN, from the coding sequence GTGCTCACCAGCCCAAATGACCACAGAAGCTATCGCTATCTGACGCTAGAAAATGGCCTGCGAGTGTTGTTAGCAGAAGATCCGCAAGCGACAAAATCTGCCATTGCATTAGCGGTGAATGTGGGTCATTTCAATGACCCCTTCGAACGCCAGGGCATGTCTCACCTACTCGAACATATGCTATTCCTCGGCACAGAAAAATATCCAAATGCCGAAGATTATCAAAAATTTATCTCAACACACGGTGGCAATCATAACGGCTGGACCGGCACCGAACACAGCTGCTATTTCTTTGATATTGACCACCAACAATTTTTACCTGCGCTAGATCGCTTTGCTCAGTTTTTTATCGCTCCATTGCTCGATCCCGGCTGGTTAGAGAAAGAGCGTCAGTCGATCGATGCCGAATACCGGATGAAGATCAAAGACGATGTGCGCCGCCTGTTTCAAGTACATAAAGAAACCATTAACCCAGCTCACCCGTTTGCCAAATTCTCAGTGGGTGATTTGGAGACCCTAGCCGACAGAGAAGGCTCGGAACTGGCAACCGAATTACGTGACTATTTTGCGCAAAACTACCACGCCGGCAACATGACCCTGTGTATGCTCAGCGCGATGCCATTAGCCGAACAGATTGAAGCGATCTCAGTGTTTGATGGCGTGCGCAGTGGAGAAACCAAACCCAGCCTGGTCAAAGAGCCACTGTATCGACCAGAAGATCAAGGCATCACGCTATTAGTTAAACCGCAAAAAACGGTTCGTAAACTGATCATGAGTTTCGCTATGCCGGAGGTAGATAGCTGCTACCGCACTAAACCGGTCAACTTCATCAGTCACCTACTCGGCGACGAAGGCAGTGACAGCCTGCTTGCGCAATTAAAGGCGAACAATTGGGTCTCCAGCATGTCGGCGGGCGGCGGCATTAACGGCAGTAACTTCAAAGATTTTAATATTGAGTTTCTGCTAACCGAGCAGGGCTTAGGCCATGTGCCAGATATCGTTGAGCATACCTTTGCCCTGATCAACGAGATTAAAGCGAACGGCCTTGAAGATTGGCGCTACGCCGAGAAGAAACAGCTGACCGAACAAGCATTCCGTTTTCAGGAGAAAGGACGCCCTATCGACCTCGTTGGTCATCTTGCAGTTAATATGCAGCACTACAACGAAGAAGATGTGATCTACGGCGATTACCGCATGGAAGGGCTGATTCAAGCGGAAGCCAACGCCCGCTTGGCATTGCTCAAACCTGAAAATATGCGCCTTTATGTCATCGCTCCTGAGGTCAATACCGATCGCGAAGCAAAGCTCTACTTTACTCACTACAGTGTGTTTCCCTTTGATGAAGAGATGCTCACCAGCTGGAAACAACCAAAGGTGTCTTTGCGTCCCCATGTATTACCGCCACCCAATCCCTATTTAGTGGCCGCCAATGAACCGCGCGAGGTAGCCCAGCCGCTTGCCCATCCGGTGCGACTGGTTGACCAACCTCACTTCCGCCTTTGGCATAAACAGGAAGAGAAATTTAACCAGCCCAAAGGGCATCTCTATTTAAGCGTTGATAGCCCCTATGCCAGCCGAAATCCGACCGAGATAGCCATGTTGCGTCTGGCGGTAGAGATGATTTTAGATAACCTGTCAGAGACCACTTATCCCGCAGAGATAGCCGGACTTAGCTACCACATCTATGCCCATCAGTGCGGTGTCACTTTGCACCTGGCCGGTTTTACCGGTAAACAACGCCTGTTATTAGAAACCCTGCTACAGCACCTCTACTATCCCGAGTTTCATGAGCAGAGTTTTGTCCAGCTAAAAAGTCAGCTACTTCGCCACTGGAAAAATGCCGAGAAGAACCGTCCGGTCAGCCAACTTTTTTCCGAGTTGGCGGCACTGTTGCAACCGGCTAATCCAGGCCCTAGAAGGCTGGCTGATGAGATCCAGAATGTCACCCTGCCGCAACTGCGAGACTACGTAGACAGCTTCAAAGTGGAACTGCATTTAGAGATGATGATCCATGGCGATTGGCTAGCTGACGAAGCTGCCGAGCTGGGGAATTGGGTACAGCAACGCCTGTTTAGTCATGCCCGCCCAGGTAAAGGTTGCCCCCGCGAGCTGCTAAATATAGGCGGCCTAGGCACACTTCATCGTCAACTGGAAGTTCCCCACAACGACGCGGCTCTGGTGGTTTACTACCAATCCACCCTCACCTCTCCAAATAAAGTGGCTCTGTTCTTACTCCTCAACCATCTGTTGTCATCGCCTTTCTTCCATGAATTGCGAACACAGCAACAGCTGGGTTATATGGTGGGCACGGGTTACTTGCCGATGCAACGCCATCCGGGCCTCATTATGTACCTACAATCGCCAAATAACGGCCCGAACACCCTGCTTTCAGCCGTCGATGAATTCTTGAAAACTTTCCCGGCCATACTCGAGCAAATGTCGGATGAGGAGTGGCAACACGCCCAACTAGGACTCATTAATCAGGTAATTGAACCCGACAACAACTTAAGAACCCTGGCTCAGCGTTATTGGGTCAGTATTGGTAATAAGGACATTGAGTTTAACCAAAGAGAGCATGTGGCTAAGCATATTCAAGGGCTCACCAAGCAACGTATTCAACGCTTTGTTGAGGAGCGCCTGCTATCAACCGAGGTCGATCGCGTGGTGCTATACAGCCATGGCGAACAAGACCCAACCCCGGTGGCAGACAAAGACGTGACGCATGTGGAAAACATTGCCGAGTTCAAACTAATGTGCGAAAGGTTTGTTCTCAACTAA
- the aroC gene encoding chorismate synthase, translated as MSGNTFGKLFTVTTFGESHGVALGCIVDGCPPGIELSAEDLQIDLDRRKPGTSRYTTQRRESDEVQILSGVFEGKTTGTSIGMVIFNKDQRSQDYGKIKELFRPGHADYTYQQKYGFRDYRGGGRSSARETAMRVAAGAVAKKYLKQKHGIEVRAYLSQMGDVKVDLKDWDAVEQNPFFCADPDKIDALDALMRDLKKQGDSIGAKVSVVADNVPVGWGEPVFDRLDADIAHALMSINAVKGVEIGDGFECVNQKGSEHRDVMTPEGFLSNHAGGVLGGISTGQSVVAHIAMKPTSSITVPGETVDINGDSAEVITKGRHDPCVGIRAVPIAEAMMAITLMDHCLRHRGQNADVQSTTPVIPAQPK; from the coding sequence ATGTCAGGGAACACATTTGGCAAGTTGTTCACAGTGACCACATTTGGTGAAAGCCATGGGGTGGCGTTGGGATGTATCGTTGACGGTTGCCCGCCGGGTATCGAGTTGAGTGCAGAAGATCTGCAGATCGACCTTGATCGCCGCAAGCCGGGTACCAGCCGTTATACCACGCAGCGTCGTGAATCAGATGAAGTACAGATCCTCAGTGGTGTATTTGAAGGAAAAACCACGGGAACCTCTATCGGCATGGTGATCTTTAATAAAGATCAGCGTTCGCAAGATTACGGCAAGATCAAAGAGCTGTTCCGCCCAGGGCATGCTGATTACACCTACCAACAAAAATATGGTTTCCGTGATTACCGTGGCGGAGGCCGTTCTTCGGCGCGTGAAACGGCGATGCGGGTTGCGGCCGGTGCGGTGGCAAAGAAGTACCTGAAACAAAAGCATGGCATTGAAGTGCGTGCTTACCTATCACAGATGGGTGATGTGAAAGTGGATCTAAAAGACTGGGACGCGGTAGAGCAGAACCCGTTTTTCTGCGCCGATCCAGACAAAATCGATGCACTGGATGCTTTGATGCGTGACTTGAAAAAGCAAGGTGACTCTATTGGCGCCAAAGTTTCTGTCGTTGCCGATAATGTACCTGTTGGTTGGGGTGAGCCGGTATTTGACCGCCTAGATGCCGATATCGCCCATGCCCTGATGAGCATCAATGCGGTGAAAGGCGTTGAGATTGGTGATGGTTTTGAATGTGTTAATCAAAAGGGCAGTGAGCATCGGGATGTAATGACGCCGGAAGGGTTTCTGTCAAACCATGCCGGTGGCGTGCTCGGCGGGATCTCTACGGGTCAGTCAGTGGTTGCTCACATTGCCATGAAACCCACTTCCAGCATCACCGTCCCTGGCGAAACCGTCGATATAAATGGTGACAGTGCCGAGGTGATAACTAAAGGTCGTCATGATCCGTGCGTTGGCATCCGTGCGGTGCCGATTGCTGAAGCGATGATGGCCATTACTTTAATGGATCATTGTTTGCGTCACCGTGGTCAAAACGCCGATGTGCAAAGTACAACACCGGTGATCCCCGCACAGCCAAAATAA
- the prmB gene encoding 50S ribosomal protein L3 N(5)-glutamine methyltransferase — protein MDKIFVDEAVNELRTIGDLIRWSVSRFNDAQIFCGHGTDNSWDEAVALVLQSVHLPIDSDPSVQHAGLTRSEKQRIVERVVKRIVDRVPVPYLTNRAWFAGLEFYVDERVLVPRSPMAELIEQGFQPWLKAMPMRVLDMCTGSGCIAIAVAHAFEDAEVDAADISTDALQVAEINIQNYGLEDRVFPLQSDLFNDLQGQKYDLIVSNPPYVDAEDLAEMPDEFQHEPELGLASGNDGLELTRQMLAEAADHLNEDGILIVEVGNSQIHLMDQFPEIPFTWLSFERGGDGVFMLEYDQLKQYQAQFKAALPGE, from the coding sequence TTGGACAAGATATTTGTCGATGAAGCAGTAAATGAGCTGCGCACGATCGGTGATCTTATTCGCTGGAGTGTCAGTCGTTTTAATGATGCCCAGATATTCTGTGGTCATGGAACCGACAACAGTTGGGACGAAGCGGTGGCTTTGGTATTGCAAAGCGTGCATCTGCCCATCGACTCAGATCCCAGTGTGCAACACGCAGGCCTGACCCGCAGCGAGAAACAGCGCATCGTTGAACGTGTGGTTAAACGTATTGTTGATCGTGTGCCAGTACCTTACCTGACTAACCGTGCTTGGTTTGCTGGATTAGAGTTCTATGTTGATGAGCGCGTTTTGGTGCCACGCTCTCCTATGGCTGAACTGATAGAGCAAGGATTTCAGCCTTGGTTAAAAGCGATGCCGATGCGGGTATTGGATATGTGTACCGGCAGTGGCTGTATTGCCATCGCTGTGGCGCACGCGTTCGAAGATGCGGAAGTGGATGCAGCTGATATTTCGACTGACGCACTGCAGGTCGCTGAAATCAATATTCAGAACTACGGCTTGGAAGATCGCGTTTTTCCGCTGCAATCAGATCTGTTTAACGATCTGCAGGGACAAAAATATGATCTTATTGTCAGTAACCCACCGTATGTTGATGCAGAAGATCTAGCTGAGATGCCAGATGAGTTTCAACACGAACCAGAACTGGGTTTGGCTTCAGGCAATGACGGTCTCGAGCTTACTCGGCAGATGTTGGCCGAAGCCGCCGATCACCTCAATGAAGATGGCATATTGATTGTTGAAGTGGGCAACAGTCAGATCCATTTAATGGATCAATTTCCGGAAATACCTTTTACCTGGTTAAGTTTTGAGCGTGGTGGTGACGGCGTGTTTATGCTGGAGTATGACCAGCTCAAACAATATCAGGCTCAATTTAAAGCGGCGTTGCCAGGCGAGTAG
- a CDS encoding bifunctional diguanylate cyclase/phosphodiesterase — protein MSRIQHRRHQLNEQLVRLNHSLNASGDEWWEWDIAKQEFHRGHHWDYFPDDGLRSDDHYTAGTIHPKDLPRVRKALNEHIQGGSDQFQITYRLKGQHSDSWFWVLDRGRVVGKDNQGHATRMAGTLSDINHLMQSKDQHLLFSHTLENISDAVVILDKAFKAVDVNQAFCKITGYQKEQLTNWQFAFDRYPQQFTEQLKQTLKSTGRWFGELEANRANGDIFQIELTIDAVSDDEGQFTHYVGVFSDITQRKNTERELRKLANSDTLTELPNRSLFYANHKHMVRRTEPHALLVFDLDDFKKVNDSLGHHAGDQVLCAVARRLKRCCRSQDTLYRLGGDEFAIVIEGSNSVSTLTEVAKRAMQTLNDPFTLQGSELFVTSSIGIAMYPLDGESTEELLKKADIAMYYAKNQGANRYQFFSESMNEQAIKRLHLESLMRQALKEGMFEVHYQPQYSVERQQMVGMEALVRLRHPEQGLIFPGDFMPLAEESGLIIDIGNLVLEQACKTVQQWRDIGLYKGHIAINLSAKELDLDNFSDHVEAVLAKTGLPANALELEITESSVMQSPKTAVESMQALRRQGIMLALDDFGTGYSSLAYLKKFPITTLKIDRTFVMDLESSLEDRQMANAIITIAHNLGLEVIAEGVETRDQLKILSAMSCDVCQGYYFSKPLSQRDMTTLLSTQQGNLPIELMETAPRTA, from the coding sequence ATGAGTCGCATACAACATCGTCGGCACCAGCTGAACGAGCAACTCGTGCGACTAAATCACTCACTTAATGCCAGTGGCGACGAGTGGTGGGAGTGGGATATTGCCAAGCAGGAGTTTCATCGTGGCCATCATTGGGACTACTTTCCTGACGATGGCTTGCGGAGTGACGACCACTATACCGCCGGTACTATTCATCCAAAAGATCTACCCCGGGTCAGAAAGGCCTTGAATGAACATATTCAAGGGGGTAGTGATCAGTTCCAGATCACCTACCGGCTCAAAGGGCAACACAGTGACAGCTGGTTTTGGGTACTCGACCGTGGCCGAGTCGTTGGGAAAGACAACCAAGGGCATGCAACCCGCATGGCGGGGACGCTGTCTGATATCAACCACCTGATGCAGAGTAAAGATCAACACCTGCTGTTTTCCCACACTTTAGAGAATATCTCCGATGCCGTGGTGATCCTTGATAAAGCCTTCAAAGCGGTGGATGTGAATCAGGCATTCTGCAAAATCACCGGCTACCAGAAGGAGCAGCTAACCAACTGGCAGTTCGCCTTTGACCGTTATCCCCAGCAATTTACTGAGCAGCTCAAGCAAACCTTGAAAAGTACTGGGCGCTGGTTTGGCGAATTGGAAGCCAACCGCGCCAATGGTGATATTTTTCAAATCGAGCTGACCATAGATGCGGTCAGTGATGATGAAGGTCAGTTTACCCACTATGTGGGGGTTTTCTCCGACATCACCCAACGTAAGAACACTGAACGCGAACTGCGTAAACTGGCGAACTCTGACACCCTTACAGAACTGCCGAATCGTTCGCTGTTTTATGCTAACCACAAGCACATGGTACGCAGAACCGAGCCCCATGCCTTACTGGTGTTCGACTTAGACGATTTTAAGAAGGTGAATGACTCATTAGGCCACCATGCCGGCGATCAGGTTTTGTGTGCCGTTGCTCGCCGTTTAAAGCGCTGTTGCCGCTCACAAGATACCCTCTATCGATTAGGCGGAGACGAGTTCGCCATTGTCATCGAGGGCAGTAATTCTGTCAGCACTCTGACAGAAGTAGCCAAACGCGCCATGCAGACCCTCAACGACCCTTTTACCCTGCAAGGATCTGAACTGTTTGTCACCAGCAGCATCGGTATTGCCATGTATCCCCTGGATGGTGAAAGCACAGAGGAGTTGCTTAAGAAAGCTGATATCGCCATGTACTACGCGAAAAATCAGGGCGCCAACCGCTACCAGTTTTTCAGCGAGTCGATGAACGAACAAGCGATAAAACGGCTGCATTTAGAATCATTGATGCGTCAGGCATTAAAAGAGGGCATGTTCGAAGTTCACTATCAACCACAATACTCTGTTGAGCGACAGCAGATGGTGGGAATGGAAGCCCTGGTCAGGCTTCGGCATCCAGAGCAAGGGCTTATTTTCCCCGGTGATTTTATGCCGCTGGCGGAGGAATCAGGGCTGATTATCGATATCGGCAATCTGGTATTGGAACAGGCGTGTAAAACCGTTCAGCAGTGGCGAGATATTGGCCTCTATAAGGGCCACATTGCCATCAACCTGTCGGCCAAAGAGCTCGATCTTGATAACTTCAGCGATCACGTAGAAGCGGTGTTGGCGAAGACGGGCTTACCCGCAAACGCGCTGGAGTTGGAAATAACCGAGAGCTCGGTTATGCAGAGCCCGAAGACCGCGGTGGAATCGATGCAGGCATTGCGACGTCAAGGGATCATGTTGGCACTGGACGATTTTGGCACTGGCTATTCGTCACTGGCCTATTTGAAGAAATTCCCCATTACCACGCTGAAGATCGATCGCACCTTTGTCATGGATCTGGAAAGTTCGCTGGAAGATCGGCAGATGGCCAACGCCATTATTACCATTGCCCACAATTTAGGGCTGGAAGTGATAGCCGAAGGCGTTGAAACCCGCGACCAATTGAAAATACTCAGTGCCATGAGCTGCGATGTCTGCCAAGGCTATTACTTCAGTAAGCCGCTATCCCAGCGTGATATGACGACACTACTCTCAACCCAGCAAGGCAATCTGCCCATCGAACTAATGGAGACAGCACCGCGCACGGCATAA